Proteins encoded by one window of Manihot esculenta cultivar AM560-2 chromosome 10, M.esculenta_v8, whole genome shotgun sequence:
- the LOC110625121 gene encoding feruloyl CoA ortho-hydroxylase F6H1-3, which produces MAPTLAESATDSFDLTDFVINQGNGVKGLSDLGIKSLPIQYIQPQEALINIIPNESIPVIDMSNWENDPKIAESVCEAAERFGFFQLVNHGVTLEVLEGVEDATHGFFGLPAAVKRTYSKELSPSNSVRFGTSFSPDSEKALEWKDYLSLFYVSDDEANALWPPQCKDECLEYMKKAEILCKKLLTALMERLNIKEIDEKKESLLMGSRRINLNYYPRCPNPQLTVGVGRHSDVSSLTFLLQDEIGGLYVRVNEGKGDEDGWVHVPPIKGSLVINVGDALQILSNGRYRSVEHCVIASGSKNRISIPVFVNPKPTDVIGPLPELLAAGEKPKYKNILYSDYVKHFFRKAHDGKKTVEFAEV; this is translated from the exons ATGGCTCCAACACTTGCAGAATCAGCCACTGACTCCTTTGATCTCACTGATTTTGTAATCAACCAAGGCAATGGCGTTAAGGGCCTTTCTGATTTGGGCATCAAAAGCCTTCCTATACAATATATTCAACCCCAAGAAGCATTAATCAATATCATCCCTAATGAATCCATACCTGTCATTGACATGTCAAACTGGGAAAATGATCCTAAGATTGCAGAATCTGTATGTGAAGCTGCTGAGAGATTTGGATTTTTCCAGCTTGTTAACCATGGAGTTACTCTTGAAGTTCTTGAGGGTGTTGAGGATGCAACTCATGGTTTCTTTGGACTTCCGGCGGCCGTAAAGAGAACATATTCTAAAGAGCTTTCTCCTTCTAACAGTGTCAGATTTGGCACTAGCTTTAGTCCTGATTCTGAGAAAGCTCTTGAATGGAAAGACTACCTTAGCCTTTTCTATGTCTCCGACGACGAGGCTAATGCATTGTGGCCTCCTCAGTGCAA ggATGAATGCTTAGAATACATGAAGAAAGCAGAAATTCTATGCAAAAAGCTATTAACTGCCCTAATGGAGAGACTCAATATAAAAGaaatagatgaaaagaaagagtCTCTTTTAATGGGATCAAGAAGAATTAACCTTAACTATTATCCAAGATGTCCAAACCCTCAACTCACCGTCGGGGTTGGCCGCCACTCCGACGTCTCCTCCCTCACTTTTCTCCTCCAAGACGAAATCGGCGGGCTTTACGTGCGAGTGAATGAAGGCAAAGGGGATGAAGATGGTTGGGTTCATGTTCCTCCCATCAAAGGATCTCTTGTGATTAATGTTGGCGATGCATTGCAGATACTCAGCAATGGTCGATATAGGAGTGTAGAGCACTGTGTGATTGCGAGTGGAAGCAAGAATAGAATTTCGATTCCTGTTTTCGTCAATCCAAAGCCTACTGATGTTATCGGACCTTTGCCGGAACTGCTTGCCGCCGGAGAGAAGCCTAAATACAAGAACATTTTATATTCTGATTATGTGAAGCATTTCTTCAGGAAAGCTCATGACGGAAAGAAGACTGTGGAGTTTGCTGAAGTGTGA